A genome region from Salvelinus alpinus chromosome 26, SLU_Salpinus.1, whole genome shotgun sequence includes the following:
- the LOC139555119 gene encoding oxysterol-binding protein-related protein 3-like isoform X1: MLSNRKMTSVSPTHSDGSASSSKHDNHQDSWEIIEGLKGNPGNIQEPEKQEGFLLKRRKWPMKGWQKRYFLLEKGILKYSKRGADKGKLHGCIDVGLSVMSIKKKTKAIDLDTNNNIYHLKVKSDKSQEMKSQQLFDDWVSKLRHHRVFRQNEIAMYPHERLLFHPSSHLSPNPNDSMRQRHSSLAKQASVVQQAKVSAWLHSSEDMERCCRDLEECESYLLELNLLLKSMEVLHRTYSAPAISLMASTYDIPKKEKRGPRKWRSKNTKDTKKDIIATLQVPGCVSPPASPHLHTSHPNLSTVEANIQEAFAFLDSPDSPTDANRLQEDFCRLANNIHSTLRSSYSSLSAERDRVRHTIDLKAPPPAQVMGLKTDYGSVSKDLPDGSRPLVHQVSNESRASIPESMSEFFDAQEYQLTSSSSENEASDDDSYISDVSDSLSMDNGYSNERGSERHDSAGSGGSGVQVARRRTTLPSPQPSSSSVSLWNILKNNIGKDLSKVAMPVQLNEPLNTLQRLCEEVEYSELLDTANHTQDPYQRMVYVATFAVSAYASSYHRAGSKPFNPVLGETYECDRPDKGFRFIAEQVSHHPPVSACHCDSNNFTFWQDVQWKNKFWGKSMEIVRIGTTHVTLPAFGDHYEWNKVTSCIHNILSGQRWIEHYGEMSIKNTSSDDCQCKVTFVKARSWSSTVNEIEGMVTDTGGRVIHSFFGKWHEGVYQGVPPSAICIWRANPMPVDQDQYYGFTQFAVELNELDAALKPLLPPTDTRFRLDQRCLEEGNVEGAEEQKRRIEELQRGRRKVLEENNVTHKPRFFKKSKDDTWLSSNIYWEQRKNPRFSREDFPVLW; this comes from the exons ATGCTAAGTAACAGGAAGATGACATCAGTGTCCCCTACCCACAGTGACGGCAGCGCCAGCTCGTCCAAACATGACAaccatcag gacAGCTGGGAGATCATCGAGGGCCTGAAGGGTAACCCTGGCAACATCCAGGAGCCAGAGAAACAGGAGGGCTTCCTGCTCAAGAGGAGGAAATGGCCCATGAAAGGATGGCAAAAG AGATACTTCTTGCTGGAGAAAGGCATTCTGAAGTACTCAAAACGTGGAGCTGAT AAGGGCAAGCTGCATGGCTGCATTGATGTGGGGCTGTCTGTCATGTCAATCAAGAAGAAAACCAAGGCCATAGATCTGGACACCAACAACAACATTTATCACCTCAAg GTGAAGTCTGACAAGTCTCAGGAAATGAAGTCACAGCAGCTGTTTGATGATTGGGTATCAAAGCTGCGACATCACCGCGTCTTCCGTCAAAACGAGATTGCGATGTACCCCCACGAGAGGCTTCTATTCCACCCCTCCTCACACCTCTCTCCCAACCCCAACGACTCCATGAGACAG CGCCACTCCAGTCTGGCTAAGCAGGCGTCAGTTGTCCAGCAGGCTAAGGTCAGTGCCTGGCTCCACTCCTCAGAAGACATGGAAAGGTGCTGCAGAG ATTTAGAGGAGTGTGAGTCTTACCTGTTGGAACTCAACCTGTTACTGAAGAGTATGGAGGTTCTCCACCGCACTTACTCTGCCCCTGCCATCAGCCTCATG GCCTCAACATACGACATTCCCAAGAAGGAGAAGAGGGGTCCCAGGAAGTGGCGTTCAAAAAATACCAAAGATACCAAAAAAGATATCATAGCCACGCTACAG GTTCCTGGCTGTGTCTCCCCACCTGCCTCTCCTCATCTCCATACCTCCCACCCAAATCTCTCTACTGTTGAAGCCAACATCCAGGAGGCCTTTGCTTTCCTGGACTCCCCAGACTCACCTACTGATGCCAACCGCCTCCAGGAGGACTTCTGCAGGCTCGCTAACAACA ttCACTCCACTCTGCGGTCATCCTATAGTTCTCtgtcagcagagagagacagagtgagacacaCTATTGACCTGAAGGCTCCTCCTCCAGCACAGGTCATGGGCCTCAAGACTGACTATGGCTCAGTGAGCAAG GATCTCCCAGATGGATCCCGCCCCCTTGTCCACCAGGTGTCCAATGAGAGTCGAGCGTCCATCCCTGAGTCCATGTCCGAGTTCTTTGATGCTCAGGAGTACCAGCTGACCTCCAGCTCCTCTGAGAACGAG GCCTCTGATGATGACTCGTATATCAGCGACGTCAGCGACAGCCTTTCCATGGACAACGGCTACAGCAatgagagaggaagcgagagacatGACTCAG caggcTCAGGAGGAAGTGGTGTTCAGGTGGCCCGCAGGCGGactaccctcccctcccctcagcccAGCAGCAGCAGTGTCAGTCTATGGAACATCCTCAAGAACAACATAGGGAAGGACCTGTCCAAGGTAGCCATGCCTGTTCAGCTCAACGAGCCTCTCAACACACTACAGAGACTGTGTGAGGAGGTGGAGTACTCTGAGCTGCTGGATACAGCGAACCACACACAGGACCCGTACCAGAGAATG GTGTATGTGGCGACGTTTGCGGTGTCTGCGTACGCCTCCAGTTACCACCGGGCAGGAAGTAAACCCTTTAACCCCGTCCTAGGAGAGACCTACGAGTGTGACAGACCTGACAAGGGTTTCCGGTTCATAGCAGAACAG GTGAGCCATCACCCACCTGTGTCAGCATGTCACTGTGACTCTAACAACTTCACTTTTTGGCAAG atGTCCAGTGGAAGAATAAGTTCTGGGGGAAATCCATGGAGATTGTTCGCATTGGAACCACTCATGTGACCCTGCCAGC GTTTGGGGACCACTATGAGTGGAACAAGGTAACTTCCTGCATCCACAACATCCTGAGTGGCCAGCGCTGGATAGAACACTACGGAGAGATGTCAATCAAAAACACCAGCAGTGACGACTGCCAGTGTAAAGTGACTTTCGTCAAG GCGAGATCGTGGAGCTCAACGGTTAACGAGATAGAGGGCATGGTCACGGACACAGGGGGGCGTGTCATCCACTCCTTCTTTGGCAAATGGCACGAGGGCGTGTACCAAGGAGTCCCACCTTCTGCTATTTGCATCTGGAGAGCAA accCCATGCCTGTGGACCAGGACCAGTACTATGGCTTCACTCAGTTTGCTGTAGAGCTGAATGAGCTTGACGCCGCCCTGAAGCCCCTCCTACCCCCCACAGACACACGCTTCCGGCTCGACCAGAG GTGTTTGGAAGAAGGGAACGTTGAGGGGGCTGAGGAGCAGAAACGGAGGATAGAGGAGctccagagggggaggaggaaagtCCTGGAGGAGAACAATGTGACACACAAACCACGCTTCTTCAA GAAATCAAAGGATGACACGTGGCTGAGCTCTAATATATACTGGGAGCAGCGGAAGAACCCCAGGTTCAGCAGAGAGGACTTCCCTGTGCTGTGGTGA
- the LOC139555119 gene encoding oxysterol-binding protein-related protein 3-like isoform X3: protein MLSNRKMTSVSPTHSDGSASSSKHDNHQDSWEIIEGLKGNPGNIQEPEKQEGFLLKRRKWPMKGWQKRYFLLEKGILKYSKRGADKGKLHGCIDVGLSVMSIKKKTKAIDLDTNNNIYHLKVKSDKSQEMKSQQLFDDWVSKLRHHRVFRQNEIAMYPHERLLFHPSSHLSPNPNDSMRQRHSSLAKQASVVQQAKVSAWLHSSEDMERCCRDLEECESYLLELNLLLKSMEVLHRTYSAPAISLMASTYDIPKKEKRGPRKWRSKNTKDTKKDIIATLQVPGCVSPPASPHLHTSHPNLSTVEANIQEAFAFLDSPDSPTDANRLQEDFCRLANNIHSTLRSSYSSLSAERDRVRHTIDLKAPPPAQVMGLKTDYGSDLPDGSRPLVHQVSNESRASIPESMSEFFDAQEYQLTSSSSENEASDDDSYISDVSDSLSMDNGYSNERGSERHDSAGSGGSGVQVARRRTTLPSPQPSSSSVSLWNILKNNIGKDLSKVAMPVQLNEPLNTLQRLCEEVEYSELLDTANHTQDPYQRMVYVATFAVSAYASSYHRAGSKPFNPVLGETYECDRPDKGFRFIAEQVSHHPPVSACHCDSNNFTFWQDVQWKNKFWGKSMEIVRIGTTHVTLPAFGDHYEWNKVTSCIHNILSGQRWIEHYGEMSIKNTSSDDCQCKVTFVKARSWSSTVNEIEGMVTDTGGRVIHSFFGKWHEGVYQGVPPSAICIWRANPMPVDQDQYYGFTQFAVELNELDAALKPLLPPTDTRFRLDQRCLEEGNVEGAEEQKRRIEELQRGRRKVLEENNVTHKPRFFKKSKDDTWLSSNIYWEQRKNPRFSREDFPVLW from the exons ATGCTAAGTAACAGGAAGATGACATCAGTGTCCCCTACCCACAGTGACGGCAGCGCCAGCTCGTCCAAACATGACAaccatcag gacAGCTGGGAGATCATCGAGGGCCTGAAGGGTAACCCTGGCAACATCCAGGAGCCAGAGAAACAGGAGGGCTTCCTGCTCAAGAGGAGGAAATGGCCCATGAAAGGATGGCAAAAG AGATACTTCTTGCTGGAGAAAGGCATTCTGAAGTACTCAAAACGTGGAGCTGAT AAGGGCAAGCTGCATGGCTGCATTGATGTGGGGCTGTCTGTCATGTCAATCAAGAAGAAAACCAAGGCCATAGATCTGGACACCAACAACAACATTTATCACCTCAAg GTGAAGTCTGACAAGTCTCAGGAAATGAAGTCACAGCAGCTGTTTGATGATTGGGTATCAAAGCTGCGACATCACCGCGTCTTCCGTCAAAACGAGATTGCGATGTACCCCCACGAGAGGCTTCTATTCCACCCCTCCTCACACCTCTCTCCCAACCCCAACGACTCCATGAGACAG CGCCACTCCAGTCTGGCTAAGCAGGCGTCAGTTGTCCAGCAGGCTAAGGTCAGTGCCTGGCTCCACTCCTCAGAAGACATGGAAAGGTGCTGCAGAG ATTTAGAGGAGTGTGAGTCTTACCTGTTGGAACTCAACCTGTTACTGAAGAGTATGGAGGTTCTCCACCGCACTTACTCTGCCCCTGCCATCAGCCTCATG GCCTCAACATACGACATTCCCAAGAAGGAGAAGAGGGGTCCCAGGAAGTGGCGTTCAAAAAATACCAAAGATACCAAAAAAGATATCATAGCCACGCTACAG GTTCCTGGCTGTGTCTCCCCACCTGCCTCTCCTCATCTCCATACCTCCCACCCAAATCTCTCTACTGTTGAAGCCAACATCCAGGAGGCCTTTGCTTTCCTGGACTCCCCAGACTCACCTACTGATGCCAACCGCCTCCAGGAGGACTTCTGCAGGCTCGCTAACAACA ttCACTCCACTCTGCGGTCATCCTATAGTTCTCtgtcagcagagagagacagagtgagacacaCTATTGACCTGAAGGCTCCTCCTCCAGCACAGGTCATGGGCCTCAAGACTGACTATGGCTCA GATCTCCCAGATGGATCCCGCCCCCTTGTCCACCAGGTGTCCAATGAGAGTCGAGCGTCCATCCCTGAGTCCATGTCCGAGTTCTTTGATGCTCAGGAGTACCAGCTGACCTCCAGCTCCTCTGAGAACGAG GCCTCTGATGATGACTCGTATATCAGCGACGTCAGCGACAGCCTTTCCATGGACAACGGCTACAGCAatgagagaggaagcgagagacatGACTCAG caggcTCAGGAGGAAGTGGTGTTCAGGTGGCCCGCAGGCGGactaccctcccctcccctcagcccAGCAGCAGCAGTGTCAGTCTATGGAACATCCTCAAGAACAACATAGGGAAGGACCTGTCCAAGGTAGCCATGCCTGTTCAGCTCAACGAGCCTCTCAACACACTACAGAGACTGTGTGAGGAGGTGGAGTACTCTGAGCTGCTGGATACAGCGAACCACACACAGGACCCGTACCAGAGAATG GTGTATGTGGCGACGTTTGCGGTGTCTGCGTACGCCTCCAGTTACCACCGGGCAGGAAGTAAACCCTTTAACCCCGTCCTAGGAGAGACCTACGAGTGTGACAGACCTGACAAGGGTTTCCGGTTCATAGCAGAACAG GTGAGCCATCACCCACCTGTGTCAGCATGTCACTGTGACTCTAACAACTTCACTTTTTGGCAAG atGTCCAGTGGAAGAATAAGTTCTGGGGGAAATCCATGGAGATTGTTCGCATTGGAACCACTCATGTGACCCTGCCAGC GTTTGGGGACCACTATGAGTGGAACAAGGTAACTTCCTGCATCCACAACATCCTGAGTGGCCAGCGCTGGATAGAACACTACGGAGAGATGTCAATCAAAAACACCAGCAGTGACGACTGCCAGTGTAAAGTGACTTTCGTCAAG GCGAGATCGTGGAGCTCAACGGTTAACGAGATAGAGGGCATGGTCACGGACACAGGGGGGCGTGTCATCCACTCCTTCTTTGGCAAATGGCACGAGGGCGTGTACCAAGGAGTCCCACCTTCTGCTATTTGCATCTGGAGAGCAA accCCATGCCTGTGGACCAGGACCAGTACTATGGCTTCACTCAGTTTGCTGTAGAGCTGAATGAGCTTGACGCCGCCCTGAAGCCCCTCCTACCCCCCACAGACACACGCTTCCGGCTCGACCAGAG GTGTTTGGAAGAAGGGAACGTTGAGGGGGCTGAGGAGCAGAAACGGAGGATAGAGGAGctccagagggggaggaggaaagtCCTGGAGGAGAACAATGTGACACACAAACCACGCTTCTTCAA GAAATCAAAGGATGACACGTGGCTGAGCTCTAATATATACTGGGAGCAGCGGAAGAACCCCAGGTTCAGCAGAGAGGACTTCCCTGTGCTGTGGTGA
- the LOC139555119 gene encoding oxysterol-binding protein-related protein 3-like isoform X2, whose translation MLSNRKMTSVSPTHSDGSASSSKHDNHQDSWEIIEGLKGNPGNIQEPEKQEGFLLKRRKWPMKGWQKRYFLLEKGILKYSKRGADKGKLHGCIDVGLSVMSIKKKTKAIDLDTNNNIYHLKVKSDKSQEMKSQQLFDDWVSKLRHHRVFRQNEIAMYPHERLLFHPSSHLSPNPNDSMRQRHSSLAKQASVVQQAKVSAWLHSSEDMERCCRDLEECESYLLELNLLLKSMEVLHRTYSAPAISLMASTYDIPKKEKRGPRKWRSKNTKDTKKDIIATLQVPGCVSPPASPHLHTSHPNLSTVEANIQEAFAFLDSPDSPTDANRLQEDFCRLANNIHSTLRSSYSSLSAERDRVRHTIDLKAPPPAQVMGLKTDYGSVSKDLPDGSRPLVHQVSNESRASIPESMSEFFDAQEYQLTSSSSENEASDDDSYISDVSDSLSMDNGYSNERGSERHDSGSGGSGVQVARRRTTLPSPQPSSSSVSLWNILKNNIGKDLSKVAMPVQLNEPLNTLQRLCEEVEYSELLDTANHTQDPYQRMVYVATFAVSAYASSYHRAGSKPFNPVLGETYECDRPDKGFRFIAEQVSHHPPVSACHCDSNNFTFWQDVQWKNKFWGKSMEIVRIGTTHVTLPAFGDHYEWNKVTSCIHNILSGQRWIEHYGEMSIKNTSSDDCQCKVTFVKARSWSSTVNEIEGMVTDTGGRVIHSFFGKWHEGVYQGVPPSAICIWRANPMPVDQDQYYGFTQFAVELNELDAALKPLLPPTDTRFRLDQRCLEEGNVEGAEEQKRRIEELQRGRRKVLEENNVTHKPRFFKKSKDDTWLSSNIYWEQRKNPRFSREDFPVLW comes from the exons ATGCTAAGTAACAGGAAGATGACATCAGTGTCCCCTACCCACAGTGACGGCAGCGCCAGCTCGTCCAAACATGACAaccatcag gacAGCTGGGAGATCATCGAGGGCCTGAAGGGTAACCCTGGCAACATCCAGGAGCCAGAGAAACAGGAGGGCTTCCTGCTCAAGAGGAGGAAATGGCCCATGAAAGGATGGCAAAAG AGATACTTCTTGCTGGAGAAAGGCATTCTGAAGTACTCAAAACGTGGAGCTGAT AAGGGCAAGCTGCATGGCTGCATTGATGTGGGGCTGTCTGTCATGTCAATCAAGAAGAAAACCAAGGCCATAGATCTGGACACCAACAACAACATTTATCACCTCAAg GTGAAGTCTGACAAGTCTCAGGAAATGAAGTCACAGCAGCTGTTTGATGATTGGGTATCAAAGCTGCGACATCACCGCGTCTTCCGTCAAAACGAGATTGCGATGTACCCCCACGAGAGGCTTCTATTCCACCCCTCCTCACACCTCTCTCCCAACCCCAACGACTCCATGAGACAG CGCCACTCCAGTCTGGCTAAGCAGGCGTCAGTTGTCCAGCAGGCTAAGGTCAGTGCCTGGCTCCACTCCTCAGAAGACATGGAAAGGTGCTGCAGAG ATTTAGAGGAGTGTGAGTCTTACCTGTTGGAACTCAACCTGTTACTGAAGAGTATGGAGGTTCTCCACCGCACTTACTCTGCCCCTGCCATCAGCCTCATG GCCTCAACATACGACATTCCCAAGAAGGAGAAGAGGGGTCCCAGGAAGTGGCGTTCAAAAAATACCAAAGATACCAAAAAAGATATCATAGCCACGCTACAG GTTCCTGGCTGTGTCTCCCCACCTGCCTCTCCTCATCTCCATACCTCCCACCCAAATCTCTCTACTGTTGAAGCCAACATCCAGGAGGCCTTTGCTTTCCTGGACTCCCCAGACTCACCTACTGATGCCAACCGCCTCCAGGAGGACTTCTGCAGGCTCGCTAACAACA ttCACTCCACTCTGCGGTCATCCTATAGTTCTCtgtcagcagagagagacagagtgagacacaCTATTGACCTGAAGGCTCCTCCTCCAGCACAGGTCATGGGCCTCAAGACTGACTATGGCTCAGTGAGCAAG GATCTCCCAGATGGATCCCGCCCCCTTGTCCACCAGGTGTCCAATGAGAGTCGAGCGTCCATCCCTGAGTCCATGTCCGAGTTCTTTGATGCTCAGGAGTACCAGCTGACCTCCAGCTCCTCTGAGAACGAG GCCTCTGATGATGACTCGTATATCAGCGACGTCAGCGACAGCCTTTCCATGGACAACGGCTACAGCAatgagagaggaagcgagagacatGACTCAG gcTCAGGAGGAAGTGGTGTTCAGGTGGCCCGCAGGCGGactaccctcccctcccctcagcccAGCAGCAGCAGTGTCAGTCTATGGAACATCCTCAAGAACAACATAGGGAAGGACCTGTCCAAGGTAGCCATGCCTGTTCAGCTCAACGAGCCTCTCAACACACTACAGAGACTGTGTGAGGAGGTGGAGTACTCTGAGCTGCTGGATACAGCGAACCACACACAGGACCCGTACCAGAGAATG GTGTATGTGGCGACGTTTGCGGTGTCTGCGTACGCCTCCAGTTACCACCGGGCAGGAAGTAAACCCTTTAACCCCGTCCTAGGAGAGACCTACGAGTGTGACAGACCTGACAAGGGTTTCCGGTTCATAGCAGAACAG GTGAGCCATCACCCACCTGTGTCAGCATGTCACTGTGACTCTAACAACTTCACTTTTTGGCAAG atGTCCAGTGGAAGAATAAGTTCTGGGGGAAATCCATGGAGATTGTTCGCATTGGAACCACTCATGTGACCCTGCCAGC GTTTGGGGACCACTATGAGTGGAACAAGGTAACTTCCTGCATCCACAACATCCTGAGTGGCCAGCGCTGGATAGAACACTACGGAGAGATGTCAATCAAAAACACCAGCAGTGACGACTGCCAGTGTAAAGTGACTTTCGTCAAG GCGAGATCGTGGAGCTCAACGGTTAACGAGATAGAGGGCATGGTCACGGACACAGGGGGGCGTGTCATCCACTCCTTCTTTGGCAAATGGCACGAGGGCGTGTACCAAGGAGTCCCACCTTCTGCTATTTGCATCTGGAGAGCAA accCCATGCCTGTGGACCAGGACCAGTACTATGGCTTCACTCAGTTTGCTGTAGAGCTGAATGAGCTTGACGCCGCCCTGAAGCCCCTCCTACCCCCCACAGACACACGCTTCCGGCTCGACCAGAG GTGTTTGGAAGAAGGGAACGTTGAGGGGGCTGAGGAGCAGAAACGGAGGATAGAGGAGctccagagggggaggaggaaagtCCTGGAGGAGAACAATGTGACACACAAACCACGCTTCTTCAA GAAATCAAAGGATGACACGTGGCTGAGCTCTAATATATACTGGGAGCAGCGGAAGAACCCCAGGTTCAGCAGAGAGGACTTCCCTGTGCTGTGGTGA